In Oryzias melastigma strain HK-1 linkage group LG18, ASM292280v2, whole genome shotgun sequence, one DNA window encodes the following:
- the rce1a gene encoding CAAX prenyl protease 2, with protein sequence MEGDFPPHRLTEPMQSGSAVPDGLCWVSVLSCLLLACSYVGSLYVWRSELPRDHPTVIKRRFTSVLVVSGLSPLFVWAWRELTAVRTSASLLALMGIRFEGIIPAIVFPLLLTMVLFLGPLMQLAIDCPWTFTDGVKVALDPCFWSLCLSDMRWLRNQVVAPLTEELVFRACMLPMLVPCAGPATAIFTCPLFFGVAHFHHVIELLRFRQGTLAGIFLSAVFQFSYTAVFGAYTAFIFLRTGHLVGPVLCHSFCNYMGFPAISTALEHPQRLTILSSYLLGVVLFLFFLFPFTDPSLYGFPTPVCTLASSTSSLCFS encoded by the exons ATGGAGGGCGACTTTCCTCCTCACCGTCTGACAGAACCGATGCAGTCCGGCTCTGCGGTTCCGGACGGGCTATGCTGGGTGTCGGTTCTGTCCTGTCTGCTGCTCGCCTGCTCGTATGTCGGCAGCCTGTACGTGTGGAGGAGCGAGCTGCCCAG GGATCATCCCACCGTGATAAAGCGGCGTTTCACCAGTGTCCTGGTTGTGTCCGGCCTGTCACCGCTCTTCGTTTGGGCATGGCGGGAACTCACAGCGGTCAGG acCAGCGCCTCGCTGTTGGCTCTCATGGGGATCCGGTTTGAAGGCATCATTCCTGCGATTGTATTCCCTTTGCTGCTGACTATG GTCCTCTTTCTGGGCCCCCTCATGCAGCTGGCCATCGACTGTCCTTGGACCTTCACAGACGGGGTCAAAGTGGCCCTGG ATCCCTGCTTCTGGTCTCTGTGCCTCAGCGACATGCGCTGGCTGAGGAACCAGGTGGTGGCGCCGCTAACGGAGGAGCTGGTGTTCAGGGCCTGCATGCTGCCCATGCTGGTGCCCTGTGCCGGGCCGGCCACCGCCATCTTCACCTGCCCGCTGTTCTTTGGAGTGG CTCACTTCCACCACGTCATCGAGCTGCTGCGGTTCAGGCAGGGCACGCTGGCGGGGATCTTCCTCTCTGCAG TGTTCCAGTTCTCCTACACGGCGGTGTTTGGAGCGTACACGGCCTTCATCTTTCTCAGAACAG GTCACCTGGTGGGTCCGGTTCTCTGTCACTCCTTCTGTAACTACATGGGTTTCCCCGCCATCAGCACGGCGCTGGAGCACCCCCAACGCCTCACAATTCTCTCCTCTTACCTGCTGGGCGtcgtcctcttcctcttcttcctcttccccTTCACGGACCCCTCCCTCTACGGGTTCCCCACCCCGGTCTGCACCCTCGCCTCCTCCACCAGCTCCCTCTGCTTCTCCTGA